One Urechidicola croceus genomic window, TAAAACTGCTCCCATTGATGCAGCCATTCCGGTGCATATAGTTGCAACATCTGGTTTAATAAATTGCATTGTATCATAAATACCTAAACCTGCATAAACTCCACCTCCTGGAGAATTAATATAAATTGAAATATCTTTTGTGTTATCAACACTTTCTAAAAATAAAAGTTGTGCTTGAATAATATTGGCTACATAATCATCAATTCCTGTTCCTAAAAAGATAATTCTATCCATCATTAAACGAGAAAAAACATCCATTTGTGTAATGTTTAATTGACGCTCTTCCATTATATAAGGAGTTACATTACTTACGATTTTATCGTAGTACATGCTATTAATTCCGTGGTGCTTTGTAGCAAATTTTTTAAATTCTTTACCGTAATTCATTTGAAATGATTTAAAAATATTAATTGGTAAAGATAAGAACTAATTAGTTAATTATTATATTGTTTCCAAAGTTTGATGATTCTTTAACTTTTTGCTACTTTTGAACTAATTGGTAAAGGATTAAATATACTATGGCAAACGGGCGTATTGAATTTAAAATAGGGAATTTAGAATTTGTTGGAGAAGGTGAACAAAATTGGGTTACAGAACAATTGGATAAAATGCTTGAGAGGATTCCTGAGTTGGTTAATGAAAGTAAAAAAAGTACCACAAAACAAACTTCAACTCCAATAATTGTTTCAAATCAAACAAATCCTACAACTGACTTATTTTCAGCACCACAACCAGAAAGAGCAATTCCTGAAAATTTATCTACTTTCTTACGTAAAAAAGATGCTATTGATAAACAGCGTAGGAAATTTCTTGGAACAGCTGTTTGGCTTCAATTAAACGGTCAACAGATGATAAAAACCAAAAATGTGACAGATGCGTTAAGAAGCGCAAGACAAGTTAAAATAACCAATCCAAGCCATCAATTAAACCAAAATATTAGCCAAGGGTTTTGTCAAAAAGAAGGAAATGGGTTTTATGTAACACCACAAGGCGTTGAGGATATAATGTAAAAACTATTTTATATAGAATAAAAAAACACCTTGATTTTTCAAGGTGTTTTTTTTATTTATTATGACTTTCTGAACACAATTCAGAGCCATTGTTATATATACTATTTATAAACTTCTTTTACGAAATCTTCATAAGTAACTTCTTTTGACTTAAAAGTCAATTTTTCTTTATAAAATTCTAATAATTTTCCACTCATCAATTGCTCTTGCAATCTTTTGGCTTCGTCTTGATTCCCTAGTACTCTATTAGCTATATTTTCTAATTCTTCTTCTGCTGGATCCAAGTTACCGTATTGTGCCATTTGAGATTTAATAAATCCTTTAGCGTATTCTTTCAATTCTTCAAAAGTAACTTGTAATTTGTTATCTTTAATTATTGAACCTTCAATCAATTGGTAACGTAATCCTTTTTCAGATTTTTCGAATTCTTCAGATGCTTGTTCTTCGCTTAATGGATTTTCTCCTGCTACTGCTAACCATTTTTTCAAAAACTCAGCTGGTAAATCAAATTTAGTATTCTCGATTAAATACTCAGTAATTGAGTTTAATAATTGTTGATCTGCTTGAGATTGAAATTGTTTCTCTGCATCTTCTTTGATTTTTTCTTTTAATTCAGTTACAGAAGTAACTATATCTTTTCCAAAGATTTTATCAAACAACTCCTGATCTAAATCTGCCAATTCGGTAAAAGTAATATCTTCAACAGTAAAAGTTAAAGGAATTTCTAATCCATGAACTTCATCATGCCCTAAACCAGTAGCACCCATTAATTTATGCTCATCTGAGAAAAGGCCTTTCGATTTTAACTCAAGAACATCTCCAACCTTACTTCCTAAAAATTTCTTTTGATTTGTCTTTCCTTTTACATCATCTAATATAAAACTGTATTTTTTTTCAATTTCCTTTTCTTCATTAACAAAAACACCAGTAATGTTAACTCCTTCTTCTATCACATCTTTTGCAGACATTTTACCGAAACGCTGTTGCAAATTTTCAACTTCTTTATTAATTAAAGCATCATCTGCAACAATAGTATATTCAGTAATTTTCTTTTTTGTATCTAGATTTACATCAAAAGTTGGTGCTAAACCTAATTCAAATTCGAATGAATAATCTTTTTCTTCCCATGAAAAATCATCTTGCATTTTTGGTAAAGGATTACCTAAAATATCTAATTTCTCTTCAGTTAAAAAATTATTTAAAGAATCTTGAATTAATTTATTTACCTCATCAATCATTACGGATTTACCGTATTGTTTTTTAATCATGCCAAAAGGAACATGTCCTTTTCTAAATCCTGGAACTGATGCTTTTTTACTATAATCCTTAAGTATTTCAGTTACCTTTTCTTGATAATCTGCTTCTGAAATTTCAATTTTCACTACTGCATTTAAAGCATCAATGCTTTCTTTGGTAATATTCATTTGATAATAATTTATGTAATCTTATTAAATACCTGAATTTATTCTTCAATAAATCGGGTGCAAAAATAGTGCTTTTTTCGAATCTTGCAAAGCAATAACTTGCTCAAATTCAACTATTTTTTCTTTTCTTTTAAAAAAGAATAAAGTATTGATTGTAAAACGGATAATAGAATACTAAATAGTAAAGCTATCCAAAATCCGCTCACAGCAAATCCATCAACAAAATAACTTGCTATTAAGATGATTATAGCATTAATAACAAATAAGAATAAGCCTAGGGTAACTATTGTTGCTGGTAATGTAAAAAACACCAACAATGGTTTTACAGTTACTCTTAATATACCTAATACGATTGCTACAATAATTGCCGATTCTGGCTTTGCTAACTCAACTCCTGGTAAAAAATGTGCTAATCCTAAAACTGCAAATGCGGTAAAAAGTATTTTTAAAATGATTTTCATTTATTATTCTAATTTTAAATTTAATAATAATCTACTATAATTATGCCAAAACATAATCAATCTAAAAAACTGACAACTTCTGCATAAAAATCACTTGGATTATCTGCATGAAGCCAGTGCCCTGCATTTTTGACAGTTACAATTTTTGAATTTGGAAAATGTGCTTCTATCACCCCTTCATCATCTTTGCCTATATATCCTGAGTTTTCTCCTCTTAAAAATAATACATCACCTTCAAATTGAGTGAATGATGGTAATCTTAAAGTAATTTCCTCATAATTCTCGGTTAAAGTACTCAAATTGAAACGGTATTTATATCCGTTTTTGCCATTTCTAGTTACGTTTTTCATTAAAAACTGACGAATTCCAAACTCAGAAATATAATTTTTCAACACACCTTCAATTTCATCTCTTGACTTTTGAGTATTAAAATTTACTGCATTCAAGGCTTCTAAGATTTCATGGTGATGCGGAGGATAAAACCTAGGTGAAATGTCTGCAATTATTAGTTTCTTAACTTTTTTTGGGTGATTTACAGCAAAAAGCATTGCAACCTTACCACCCATAGAATGTCCAAGGAGATTAACCCTGTCTAAATTATGAGCCTCTAAATAATTCAATAGATCTTCGGTAAGTAATTCTAAATCGAATTCTTCTGAATGAAAACTCCTTCCATGGTTGCGTTGATCAATTAAGTGTACTTCAAAATGTTCTGCAAATTTATTCCCAAGCGTTTTCCAATTATCACCCATTCCTAAAAAACCGTGAAGAATAATAAATGGCTCTCCTTTGCCGATTATTCTTGAATGTAAAATCTCACTCATTTCAATAATTATTTTTGCAATTTATGTAAATACATATTAATCACATTTTCTAATCCTAAATATAAAGATTCTGAAATCAAAGCATGACCAATAGATACTTCTGCCAAATGTGGTATATTATGTCCAAAAAATTCAATATTATCTAAACTTAAATCATGTCCTGCATTAACCCCTAAACCTAAATCATGTGCTAATTGTGCACTTTCTATATAAGGCTTTATAGCATCTTTGTTTCCTTTGGCATATTGAACTGCAAAATCTTCGGTATATAATTCTATTCTATCAGCGCCTGTTTTT contains:
- the clpP gene encoding ATP-dependent Clp endopeptidase proteolytic subunit ClpP, which gives rise to MNYGKEFKKFATKHHGINSMYYDKIVSNVTPYIMEERQLNITQMDVFSRLMMDRIIFLGTGIDDYVANIIQAQLLFLESVDNTKDISIYINSPGGGVYAGLGIYDTMQFIKPDVATICTGMAASMGAVLMCAGTKGKRSALPHSRVMIHQPLGGAQGQASDIEITAREILKLKDELYAIIANHSGQTVEKVHNDSDRDYWMKADEAKAYGMIDEILERK
- the tig gene encoding trigger factor, with the protein product MNITKESIDALNAVVKIEISEADYQEKVTEILKDYSKKASVPGFRKGHVPFGMIKKQYGKSVMIDEVNKLIQDSLNNFLTEEKLDILGNPLPKMQDDFSWEEKDYSFEFELGLAPTFDVNLDTKKKITEYTIVADDALINKEVENLQQRFGKMSAKDVIEEGVNITGVFVNEEKEIEKKYSFILDDVKGKTNQKKFLGSKVGDVLELKSKGLFSDEHKLMGATGLGHDEVHGLEIPLTFTVEDITFTELADLDQELFDKIFGKDIVTSVTELKEKIKEDAEKQFQSQADQQLLNSITEYLIENTKFDLPAEFLKKWLAVAGENPLSEEQASEEFEKSEKGLRYQLIEGSIIKDNKLQVTFEELKEYAKGFIKSQMAQYGNLDPAEEELENIANRVLGNQDEAKRLQEQLMSGKLLEFYKEKLTFKSKEVTYEDFVKEVYK
- a CDS encoding phage holin family protein; protein product: MKIILKILFTAFAVLGLAHFLPGVELAKPESAIIVAIVLGILRVTVKPLLVFFTLPATIVTLGLFLFVINAIIILIASYFVDGFAVSGFWIALLFSILLSVLQSILYSFLKEKKK
- a CDS encoding alpha/beta fold hydrolase translates to MSEILHSRIIGKGEPFIILHGFLGMGDNWKTLGNKFAEHFEVHLIDQRNHGRSFHSEEFDLELLTEDLLNYLEAHNLDRVNLLGHSMGGKVAMLFAVNHPKKVKKLIIADISPRFYPPHHHEILEALNAVNFNTQKSRDEIEGVLKNYISEFGIRQFLMKNVTRNGKNGYKYRFNLSTLTENYEEITLRLPSFTQFEGDVLFLRGENSGYIGKDDEGVIEAHFPNSKIVTVKNAGHWLHADNPSDFYAEVVSFLD